A genomic region of Denticeps clupeoides chromosome 17, fDenClu1.1, whole genome shotgun sequence contains the following coding sequences:
- the lrriq1 gene encoding leucine-rich repeat and IQ domain-containing protein 1 isoform X4, whose translation MAGSPRTRSDTELSSTSEDEKSHLPDDKGDENEAGEDVPEPVQHSETPSSRAGDFENPSQEDISENDFLMDLASYPSEDMKAELMKTKNEDDMPPYRHGAAEISTSPLHENEDFQSAEYLEYEARLSLELEALERRLEEEEHQKRAECEAERERLLSPNGEEDERRRHNCRLFEEELRKIQLTSLFLNTDTKENFKLELMEQQELIRKLEQQVEKEKREYEMVQQEQARKQQVQRCGAATKIQAAFRAFLTRQWTKAMLSKRREEKQRQEEERREMDEKRKRQERLQEAEMERKKKAEEERFQREEQDKRLAEYERAKHEEHLRLIEENKREEERKVMERRRREVEQPKKGKEEQERKILDKELNKIKNEEDTKHIQERRKKDEESEKKEEWVTKMSEEDDRKTKEKEEMKTNERTLKEQETKRKEGEEKKKEEKEEEAKRKYEEDGMMREQIREQKVKEERKIEDERKIIDEEDAKMREQEIKRKKEERKREDEHVEVTHMRGKSKEEEEEQIVEAVRKTEHEEDRNMREQGGKGKEEDVRNRESRKSENVENMTEKDRKRKEEEERKRKHWDDQVKEQESKYKVEEEGRKRMEIVKNRNEDRDTQIIEKVRKEKHEEGGKQMEEIAMMEEIEKDRIVDVQEGNHKEEENLPAYRKKKDKEGNRGEEEDSRKEKTEEEGLLERAEDEKGEERKHCSIAQDNKQLTSCLGRDQSQDTTGLYHDSSLIKEGQSQTKGRNQHQAVGERVDHTSVVHAVGSMYLPDSTEQKRLTWMLGCTSWSRLSMQNRRRTPAETRQKRGSRRPPEPSLPPLSVTTVLNSGPWDGLSQVTTVTLEDVPGCSLSTLSECSRLQSLTLRCCGLRALEGLSQCRELKYIDVQENSISYVDCENLTALHVLKLGRNQLTTIHGLNGAANLVELQLSYNHISSVSGLEYLKKLQSLWIDHNYITNTRDLKTLFTLLDLDCAHNHLTSAEGLNNCALLRTLRLAGNTLTEAPCLSNNVLLGELSLDNNSISSLEGLANCWLPLLHTLNLAQNSLTQLPLLCDFISLMTLDVSHNGLSELPNICESVHKCSQLREINLTGNPLLQEPNWRTSLLEAVPGLMLVNGQSAEPLLPPADPAPEGSVQAMCQVQWQQLLSLQQTHHTEISSCPSLLEAHHHLFSRHSKELFQLAEEHRYAHEYGDASVTQRRHQQTLPPEACSQNSRLRDTPITLPIQEPSIQTGPTSDGPPCSPAGSHLTCSAFSEELDPPSPSTLSPAQIPVRQKAPWSKSSSSPGSRHRTLDLRNIAAAVIQQHWCRHRSRKSASPAVTAPKADGKCCVLEDAKTGALMPEPRDRDSAATVIQAMWRGFALRKRLSLALAAAQIEERVDAFEEVDVDEFYFDEHQHVSKFDVPSLDIKEP comes from the exons ATGGCGGGTTCTCCTCGTACACGTTCAGACACTGAGCTGAGCTCCACTTCTGAAGACGAAAAGTCACACCTGCCTGATGACAAGGGAGATGAAAACGAA GCTGGAGAGGACGTTCCTGAACCAGTGCAACATTCTGAAACCCCGAGCAGTAGAGCAGGCGATTTTGAAAACCCCAGCCAGGAGGATATCAGCGAAAATG ATTTTCTAATGGACCTGGCATCTTATCCCAGTGAAGATATGAAAGCA GAACTGATGAAAACAAAGAACGAGGATGACATGCCCCCATACCGTCATGGAGCAGCAGAGATCAGCACTTCACCCCTGCATGAAAATGAAG ACTTTCAAAGTGCTGAATATTTAGAGTACGAAGCACGGCTGAGTCTGGAGCTGGAGGCCTTGGAGCGCAGACTTGAAGAAGAGGAGCACCAGAAAAGGGCAGAGTGTGAGGCAGAGCGCGAACGCCTCTTGAGCCCTAATGGTGAAGAGGACGAGAGGAGGAGACACAACTGCAGACTATTTGAAGAGGAGCTCAGAAAAATTCAGCTGACATCACTG tttttaaacacagacacaaaagaaaACTTCAAATTGGAGCTGATGGAGCAGCAA GAGCTGATCAGAAAGCTGGAGCAgcaggtggagaaggagaagagagaaTATGAGATGGTTCAGCAAGAGCAAGCGAGAAAACAACAGGTGCAAAGGTGTGGAGCGGCCACCAAGATACAGGCAGCTTTTCGGGCTTTTCTGACAAGACAGTGGACCAAAGCCATGTTGAgcaagaggagagaggagaagcaGAGACAAGAAGAGGAGCGCAGGGAGATGGACGAGAAGAGGAAAAGGCAGGAGAGACTACAAGAGGcagagatggagaggaagaagaaggcaGAGGAAGAGCGATtccagagagaagaacaggatAAGAGATTAGCTGAATATGAGAGGGCCAAGCATGAGGAACATCTTCGTTTGATAGAGGAAAacaaaagagaagaggagagaaaagtGATGGAAAGGAGGAGAAGGGAAGTGGAGCAGCCGAAGAAGGGAAAGGAAGAGCAGGAGAGGAAAATATTAGACAAAgagctaaataaaataaaaaatgaagaggacacTAAACACAttcaggaaagaagaaaaaaagatgaggagagtgaaaaaaaggaagaatggGTTACAAAAATGAGTGAGGAAGATGATAGGAAgacaaaggaaaaagaagagatgAAAACAAATGAGAGAACATTGAAAGAGCAGGAAACAAaaaggaaagagggagaggagaaaaagaaagaagaaaaagaagaggaggcaaaaagaaaatatgaggAGGATGGAATGATGAGAGAACAGATTAGAGAACAAAAAGtgaaagaggagagaaagatAGAAGATGAAAGGAAAATAATAGATGAGGAGGATGCAAAAATGAgagaacaggaaataaaaagaaagaaagaggagaggaagagagaagatgaacatgtaGAGGTCACACATATGAGAGGTAAAAgtaaagaggaagaggaggagcagatAGTAGAAGCAGTGAGGAAGACAGAACATGAAGAAGACAGAAATATGAGGGAACAGGGAGGAAAAGGGAAAGAGGAAGATGTGAGGAATCGAGAATCTAGAAAAAGTGAGAATGTTGAAAATATGacagaaaaggacagaaaaagaaaagaagaagaggagaggaaaagaaagCACTGGGATGATCAAGTAAAAGAACAGGAGAGCAAATATAAAGTGGAAGAAGAAGGAAGGAAGAGAATGGAAATAGTGAAGAACAGGAATGAGGACAGGGATACGCAGATCATAGAGAAAGTGAGGAAAGAAAAGCATGAGGAGGGAGGAAAACAAATGGAAGAAATTGCCATGATGGAagagatagaaaaagacagaatagTTGATGTGCAGGAAGGAAATCACAAGGAGGAGGAAAACCTGCCAGCGTATAGGAAAAAGAAGGACAAAGAGGGTAatagaggagaggaagaggataGTAGAAAAGAGAAGACAGAGGAAGAAGGTTTGCTGGAGAGAGCTGAGGATGAGAAAGGCGAGGAAAGAAAACACTGCTCAATTGCACAGGACAATAAGCAGTTAACAAGTTGTCTGGGTCGTGACCAATCACAGGACACTACAGGCCTATATCATGACAGCAGCCTGATAAAGGAGGGGCAGagtcagacaaaaggcagaaACCAGCATCAGGCTGTGGGTGAACGAGTGGATCATACTTCGGTGGTCCATGCAGTAGGTTCAATGTACCTACCAGACAGCACTGAGCAGAAACGCCTGACCTGGATGCTGGGCTGCACCTCCTGGTCCAGGTTGTCCATGCAGAACAGGAGGAGGACACCGGCAGAGACTAGGCAGAAACGGGGATCAAGGAGGCCCCCAGAACCAAGTCTGCCACCTCTGTCAGTGACGACAGTTCTTAATTCAGGGCCTTGGGATGGTCTATCTCAG GTGACCACAGTAACTCTGGAGGACGTGCCAGGTTGTAGCCTGTCCACCCTGTCTGAGTGCAGTAGGCTACAGTCCCTGACCCTGCGCTGCTGTGGCCTCAGAGCCCTGGAGGGACTCAGCCAGTGCAGAGAACTCAAATATATAGATGTGCAg GAAAACTCAATCAGTTACGTGGATTGTGAAAACTTGACAGCTCTTCATGTTCTGAAGCTTGGACGGAATCAACTCACTACCATTCATGGTCTGAATGGTGCTGCTAACCTGGTAGAGCTCCAGCTCTCATACAATCACATTTCCAGTGTCA GTGGACTGGAATATCTGAAGAAGCTACAGAGCCTATGGATCGATCACAACTATATAACCAACACTCGAGATCTCAAGACCTTGTTCACCCTGCTGGATCTGGACTGTGCTCACAACCACCTAACCTCTGCTGAGGGCCTGAACAACTGTGCCTTGCTTCGCACTTTGCGTCTGGCAGGGAACACTCTCACAGAG GCTCCCTGTCTTAGCAACAATGTTCTACTGGGCGAGCTGAGTCTGGACAATAACAGCATCTCGTCTCTGGAGGGTCTCGCAAACTGCTGGCTTCCCCTGCTGCACACCCTAAACCTGGCCCAGAACAG CCTCACCCAGCTGCCTTTGCTCTGTGACTTCATTTCTCTGATGACACTGGATGTCAGTCACAACGGCCTCTCCG AGCTACCGAACATTTGTGAAAGTGTTCACAAGTGCAGTCAACTTCGGGAGATTAATCTGACAGGAAATCCTCTTCTGCAGGAGCCTAACTGGAG AACCTCTCTTTTGGAGGCAGTGCCGGGCTTGATGTTGGTGAATGGTCAATCTGCTGAacctctgctgccccctgcagaCCCGGCACCAGAGGGAAGTGTTCAGGCCATGTGCCAGGTCCAGTGGCAGCAGcttctctctctgcagcagACACACCATACAGAGATCAG TTCATGCCCATCACTGTTGGAAGCCCACCACCATCTTTTCAGTCGCCATAGCAAGGAGCTCTTCCAGCTAGCTGAGGAACATCGGTACGCCCATGAGTATGGTGATGCCAGCGTCACACAGCGACGCCATCAGCAAACACTCCCTCCTGAGGCCTGTTCCCAAAACAGCCGCTTGCGCGAcacacccatcacccttccCATCCAAGAACCTAGTATCCAGACCGGTCCGACATCTGATGGTCCACCCTGTAGCCCGGCAGGGTCACACTTGACCTGCTCGGCTTTTTCCGAAGAACTGGACCCACCCTCTCCCTCCACATTGAGTCCAGCCCAGATCCCGGTTAGGCAGAAAGCCCCTTGGAGCAAGTCCAGCAGCAGTCCCGGGTCACGTCATCGAACCCTGGACCTCAGAAA CATTGCTGCTGCGGTCATCCAACAGCACTGGTGCAGGCACAGATCCCGAAAGAGTGCGTCACCAGCAGTCACTGCCCCAAAGGCTGATGGGAAATGCTGTGTTCTGGAAGATGCCAAAACTGGGGCACTGATGCCAGAGCCGCGTGACAGGGACTCTGCTGCCACTGTAATTCAG GCCATGTGGAGGGGTTTTGCACTACGGAAGAGACTATCCCTCGCCCTCGCAGCCGCTCAGATCGAGGAAAGGGTCGACGCCTTCGAGGAGGTGGACGTGGATGAGTTTTACTTCGACGAG CATCAGCATGTCAGCAAATTTGATGTTCCATCACTTGACATCAAG GAACCATGA
- the lrriq1 gene encoding leucine-rich repeat and IQ domain-containing protein 1 isoform X3, whose translation MAGSPRTRSDTELSSTSEDEKSHLPDDKGDENEAGEDVPEPVQHSETPSSRAGDFENPSQEDISENDFLMDLASYPSEDMKAELMKTKNEDDMPPYRHGAAEISTSPLHENEDFQSAEYLEYEARLSLELEALERRLEEEEHQKRAECEAERERLLSPNGEEDERRRHNCRLFEEELRKIQLTSLFLNTDTKENFKLELMEQQELIRKLEQQVEKEKREYEMVQQEQARKQQVQRCGAATKIQAAFRAFLTRQWTKAMLSKRREEKQRQEEERREMDEKRKRQERLQEAEMERKKKAEEERFQREEQDKRLAEYERAKHEEHLRLIEENKREEERKVMERRRREVEQPKKGKEEQERKILDKELNKIKNEEDTKHIQERRKKDEESEKKEEWVTKMSEEDDRKTKEKEEMKTNERTLKEQETKRKEGEEKKKEEKEEEAKRKYEEDGMMREQIREQKVKEERKIEDERKIIDEEDAKMREQEIKRKKEERKREDEHVEVTHMRGKSKEEEEEQIVEAVRKTEHEEDRNMREQGGKGKEEDVRNRESRKSENVENMTEKDRKRKEEEERKRKHWDDQVKEQESKYKVEEEGRKRMEIVKNRNEDRDTQIIEKVRKEKHEEGGKQMEEIAMMEEIEKDRIVDVQEGNHKEEENLPAYRKKKDKEGNRGEEEDSRKEKTEEEGLLERAEDEKGEERKHCSIAQDNKQLTSCLGRDQSQDTTGLYHDSSLIKEGQSQTKGRNQHQAVGERVDHTSVVHAVGSMYLPDSTEQKRLTWMLGCTSWSRLSMQNRRRTPAETRQKRGSRRPPEPSLPPLSVTTVLNSGPWDGLSQVTTVTLEDVPGCSLSTLSECSRLQSLTLRCCGLRALEGLSQCRELKYIDVQENSISYVDCENLTALHVLKLGRNQLTTIHGLNGAANLVELQLSYNHISSVSGLEYLKKLQSLWIDHNYITNTRDLKTLFTLLDLDCAHNHLTSAEGLNNCALLRTLRLAGNTLTEAPCLSNNVLLGELSLDNNSISSLEGLANCWLPLLHTLNLAQNSLTQLPLLCDFISLMTLDVSHNGLSELPNICESVHKCSQLREINLTGNPLLQEPNWRTSLLEAVPGLMLVNGQSAEPLLPPADPAPEGSVQAMCQVQWQQLLSLQQTHHTEISSCPSLLEAHHHLFSRHSKELFQLAEEHRYAHEYGDASVTQRRHQQTLPPEACSQNSRLRDTPITLPIQEPSIQTGPTSDGPPCSPAGSHLTCSAFSEELDPPSPSTLSPAQIPVRQKAPWSKSSSSPGSRHRTLDLRNIAAAVIQQHWCRHRSRKSASPAVTAPKADGKCCVLEDAKTGALMPEPRDRDSAATVIQAMWRGFALRKRLSLALAAAQIEERVDAFEEVDVDEFYFDEHQHVSKFDVPSLDIKVHLMF comes from the exons ATGGCGGGTTCTCCTCGTACACGTTCAGACACTGAGCTGAGCTCCACTTCTGAAGACGAAAAGTCACACCTGCCTGATGACAAGGGAGATGAAAACGAA GCTGGAGAGGACGTTCCTGAACCAGTGCAACATTCTGAAACCCCGAGCAGTAGAGCAGGCGATTTTGAAAACCCCAGCCAGGAGGATATCAGCGAAAATG ATTTTCTAATGGACCTGGCATCTTATCCCAGTGAAGATATGAAAGCA GAACTGATGAAAACAAAGAACGAGGATGACATGCCCCCATACCGTCATGGAGCAGCAGAGATCAGCACTTCACCCCTGCATGAAAATGAAG ACTTTCAAAGTGCTGAATATTTAGAGTACGAAGCACGGCTGAGTCTGGAGCTGGAGGCCTTGGAGCGCAGACTTGAAGAAGAGGAGCACCAGAAAAGGGCAGAGTGTGAGGCAGAGCGCGAACGCCTCTTGAGCCCTAATGGTGAAGAGGACGAGAGGAGGAGACACAACTGCAGACTATTTGAAGAGGAGCTCAGAAAAATTCAGCTGACATCACTG tttttaaacacagacacaaaagaaaACTTCAAATTGGAGCTGATGGAGCAGCAA GAGCTGATCAGAAAGCTGGAGCAgcaggtggagaaggagaagagagaaTATGAGATGGTTCAGCAAGAGCAAGCGAGAAAACAACAGGTGCAAAGGTGTGGAGCGGCCACCAAGATACAGGCAGCTTTTCGGGCTTTTCTGACAAGACAGTGGACCAAAGCCATGTTGAgcaagaggagagaggagaagcaGAGACAAGAAGAGGAGCGCAGGGAGATGGACGAGAAGAGGAAAAGGCAGGAGAGACTACAAGAGGcagagatggagaggaagaagaaggcaGAGGAAGAGCGATtccagagagaagaacaggatAAGAGATTAGCTGAATATGAGAGGGCCAAGCATGAGGAACATCTTCGTTTGATAGAGGAAAacaaaagagaagaggagagaaaagtGATGGAAAGGAGGAGAAGGGAAGTGGAGCAGCCGAAGAAGGGAAAGGAAGAGCAGGAGAGGAAAATATTAGACAAAgagctaaataaaataaaaaatgaagaggacacTAAACACAttcaggaaagaagaaaaaaagatgaggagagtgaaaaaaaggaagaatggGTTACAAAAATGAGTGAGGAAGATGATAGGAAgacaaaggaaaaagaagagatgAAAACAAATGAGAGAACATTGAAAGAGCAGGAAACAAaaaggaaagagggagaggagaaaaagaaagaagaaaaagaagaggaggcaaaaagaaaatatgaggAGGATGGAATGATGAGAGAACAGATTAGAGAACAAAAAGtgaaagaggagagaaagatAGAAGATGAAAGGAAAATAATAGATGAGGAGGATGCAAAAATGAgagaacaggaaataaaaagaaagaaagaggagaggaagagagaagatgaacatgtaGAGGTCACACATATGAGAGGTAAAAgtaaagaggaagaggaggagcagatAGTAGAAGCAGTGAGGAAGACAGAACATGAAGAAGACAGAAATATGAGGGAACAGGGAGGAAAAGGGAAAGAGGAAGATGTGAGGAATCGAGAATCTAGAAAAAGTGAGAATGTTGAAAATATGacagaaaaggacagaaaaagaaaagaagaagaggagaggaaaagaaagCACTGGGATGATCAAGTAAAAGAACAGGAGAGCAAATATAAAGTGGAAGAAGAAGGAAGGAAGAGAATGGAAATAGTGAAGAACAGGAATGAGGACAGGGATACGCAGATCATAGAGAAAGTGAGGAAAGAAAAGCATGAGGAGGGAGGAAAACAAATGGAAGAAATTGCCATGATGGAagagatagaaaaagacagaatagTTGATGTGCAGGAAGGAAATCACAAGGAGGAGGAAAACCTGCCAGCGTATAGGAAAAAGAAGGACAAAGAGGGTAatagaggagaggaagaggataGTAGAAAAGAGAAGACAGAGGAAGAAGGTTTGCTGGAGAGAGCTGAGGATGAGAAAGGCGAGGAAAGAAAACACTGCTCAATTGCACAGGACAATAAGCAGTTAACAAGTTGTCTGGGTCGTGACCAATCACAGGACACTACAGGCCTATATCATGACAGCAGCCTGATAAAGGAGGGGCAGagtcagacaaaaggcagaaACCAGCATCAGGCTGTGGGTGAACGAGTGGATCATACTTCGGTGGTCCATGCAGTAGGTTCAATGTACCTACCAGACAGCACTGAGCAGAAACGCCTGACCTGGATGCTGGGCTGCACCTCCTGGTCCAGGTTGTCCATGCAGAACAGGAGGAGGACACCGGCAGAGACTAGGCAGAAACGGGGATCAAGGAGGCCCCCAGAACCAAGTCTGCCACCTCTGTCAGTGACGACAGTTCTTAATTCAGGGCCTTGGGATGGTCTATCTCAG GTGACCACAGTAACTCTGGAGGACGTGCCAGGTTGTAGCCTGTCCACCCTGTCTGAGTGCAGTAGGCTACAGTCCCTGACCCTGCGCTGCTGTGGCCTCAGAGCCCTGGAGGGACTCAGCCAGTGCAGAGAACTCAAATATATAGATGTGCAg GAAAACTCAATCAGTTACGTGGATTGTGAAAACTTGACAGCTCTTCATGTTCTGAAGCTTGGACGGAATCAACTCACTACCATTCATGGTCTGAATGGTGCTGCTAACCTGGTAGAGCTCCAGCTCTCATACAATCACATTTCCAGTGTCA GTGGACTGGAATATCTGAAGAAGCTACAGAGCCTATGGATCGATCACAACTATATAACCAACACTCGAGATCTCAAGACCTTGTTCACCCTGCTGGATCTGGACTGTGCTCACAACCACCTAACCTCTGCTGAGGGCCTGAACAACTGTGCCTTGCTTCGCACTTTGCGTCTGGCAGGGAACACTCTCACAGAG GCTCCCTGTCTTAGCAACAATGTTCTACTGGGCGAGCTGAGTCTGGACAATAACAGCATCTCGTCTCTGGAGGGTCTCGCAAACTGCTGGCTTCCCCTGCTGCACACCCTAAACCTGGCCCAGAACAG CCTCACCCAGCTGCCTTTGCTCTGTGACTTCATTTCTCTGATGACACTGGATGTCAGTCACAACGGCCTCTCCG AGCTACCGAACATTTGTGAAAGTGTTCACAAGTGCAGTCAACTTCGGGAGATTAATCTGACAGGAAATCCTCTTCTGCAGGAGCCTAACTGGAG AACCTCTCTTTTGGAGGCAGTGCCGGGCTTGATGTTGGTGAATGGTCAATCTGCTGAacctctgctgccccctgcagaCCCGGCACCAGAGGGAAGTGTTCAGGCCATGTGCCAGGTCCAGTGGCAGCAGcttctctctctgcagcagACACACCATACAGAGATCAG TTCATGCCCATCACTGTTGGAAGCCCACCACCATCTTTTCAGTCGCCATAGCAAGGAGCTCTTCCAGCTAGCTGAGGAACATCGGTACGCCCATGAGTATGGTGATGCCAGCGTCACACAGCGACGCCATCAGCAAACACTCCCTCCTGAGGCCTGTTCCCAAAACAGCCGCTTGCGCGAcacacccatcacccttccCATCCAAGAACCTAGTATCCAGACCGGTCCGACATCTGATGGTCCACCCTGTAGCCCGGCAGGGTCACACTTGACCTGCTCGGCTTTTTCCGAAGAACTGGACCCACCCTCTCCCTCCACATTGAGTCCAGCCCAGATCCCGGTTAGGCAGAAAGCCCCTTGGAGCAAGTCCAGCAGCAGTCCCGGGTCACGTCATCGAACCCTGGACCTCAGAAA CATTGCTGCTGCGGTCATCCAACAGCACTGGTGCAGGCACAGATCCCGAAAGAGTGCGTCACCAGCAGTCACTGCCCCAAAGGCTGATGGGAAATGCTGTGTTCTGGAAGATGCCAAAACTGGGGCACTGATGCCAGAGCCGCGTGACAGGGACTCTGCTGCCACTGTAATTCAG GCCATGTGGAGGGGTTTTGCACTACGGAAGAGACTATCCCTCGCCCTCGCAGCCGCTCAGATCGAGGAAAGGGTCGACGCCTTCGAGGAGGTGGACGTGGATGAGTTTTACTTCGACGAG CATCAGCATGTCAGCAAATTTGATGTTCCATCACTTGACATCAAGGTTCATCTGATGTTTTAA